A genomic window from Chrysoperla carnea chromosome 3, inChrCarn1.1, whole genome shotgun sequence includes:
- the LOC123294701 gene encoding protein GPR107, whose amino-acid sequence MLYKFLYLLFLIFPVCFGRIHKLEIRNDVRRYIALSTFGFYKGGYLDVKLKNFRVKPEDETSKFGFSLDRTMNDAMNPYLDSHQENCLLQNFPSNGHDSSVVYFTLNFKSLKLDLNCSEQLRQKLHIYKDKNQIRRLKRHSLTEMSDSSLFLQKRETQGLQDDTFDQSANQIFRLQKIEGKDGYNYYNTNFVMWVASEAEEGLYNLYFHSCPNYEKKTVALNFDMEIEEQNYWDSHKNYLSAGEMPLPALYFMMSLLFFLSGCFWVFILHKSSHPVFKIHYLMAVLVYLKSLSLLFHGINYHFIETKGEHVAAWAILYYVAHLLKGAVLFITIVLIGTGWTFIKHILADKDKKLFMIVIPLQVLANVADIIIAESEEGDMEHKTWLNIFVLVDLMCCGAILFPVVWSIRHLQEASQTDGKAAINLRKLKLFRHFYIMIVCYIYFTRIIVYLLRITVPFQYEWLDEMFKEMATYVFFVLTGYKFRPASANPYFMLSFDDDDDEEIDIVITEADDKEGFTKLVPRNIHKSAILESTDEEKDNLINKRESSHEYD is encoded by the exons atgttatacaaatttttatacttattatttttgatattcccTGTTTGCTTCGGAAGAATACATAAATTAGAAATAAGG aaTGATGTTCGCCGATATATTGCGCTGAGTACATTTGGATTTTACAAAGGTGGTTATTTAGatgttaaattgaaaaatttccgtGTTAAACCAGAAGATGAAACATCGAAG TTTGGATTCTCATTAGATCGGACTATGAATGATGCCATGAATCCATATTTGGATAGTCATCAAGAAAATTGCTTGCTACAAAATTTCCCATCAAATGGACATGATTCATCAGTTGTGTAtttcacattaaattttaaaagtttgaa ATTAGATTTAAATTGTAGTGAGCAATTAAGACAGAAATTGcacatttataaagataaaaatcagATTAGACGTTTAAAAAGACATTCCTTAACAGAAATGAGTGATTCATCACTTTTTCTACAAAAGAGAGAAACACAAG GTCTCCAAGATGATACGTTTGATCAATCCGCAAATCAAATATTCcgattgcaaaaaattgaaggGAAAGATGGATATAATTATTACAACACAAAT TTTGTAATGTGGGTTGCAAGTGAAGCTGAAGAAGGACTTTATAACTTATACTTCCATAGTTGCCCCAATTATGAAAAAAAGACAGTTGCTTTGAATTTTGAT ATGGAAATTGAAGAACAAAATTATTGGGattcacataaaaattatttatcagcTGGAGAAATGCCACTTCCtgctttatattttatgatgtcTTTGTTATTCTTTTTATCTGGTTGTTTTTGGGTGTTTATTCTACATAAGAGCAG cCATCCGGTTTTCAAAATACACTATTTAATGGCAGTTCTTGTTTATCTGAAGTCATTATCATTACTATTTCATGGAatcaattatcattttattgaaacaaaaggTGAACATGTTGCTGCATGGgcgattttatattatgtagcTCATTT attaaaaggagccgtattatttattacaattgttttaattGGAACTGGCTGGACTTTCATTAAACATATTTTGGCTGATAAAgacaagaaattatttatgattgttATCCCTTTACAg gtTTTGGCTAATGTTGCTGACATAATAATTGCTGAAAGTGAAGAAGGTGATATGGAACATAAAACATGGCTGAACATATTTGTTTTAGTTGATTTAATGTGTTGTGGTGCCATATTGTTCCCTGTGGTATGGTCTATAAGGCATTTACAGGAAGCATCGCAAACCGATGGGAAAGCTGCAATCAATctaagaaaattgaaacttttccGACATTTTTACATCATGATTGTatgctatatttattttacacgaATTATCGTCTATCTGTTAAGG ATAACAGTACCATTCCAATATGAATGGTTGGATGAAATGTTCAAAGAAATGGCAacttatgtattttttgttttaacggGTTATAAATTCAGACCAGCTTCAGCCAATCCATACTTTATGTTGAgttttgatgatgatgatgacgagGAAATCGATATTGT GATAACAGAAGCAGATGATAAAGAAGGATTTACAAAATTAGTTCCAAGAAATATCCACAAGTCAGCGATTTTAGAAAGTACCGAtgaagaaaaagataatttaattaataaacgtgAAAGTAGTCACGAATatgattga